In Nymphaea colorata isolate Beijing-Zhang1983 chromosome 13, ASM883128v2, whole genome shotgun sequence, one DNA window encodes the following:
- the LOC116267285 gene encoding nucleoside diphosphate kinase 3-like, translated as MSSQIYRAASRSVRALLSASRNSGLFSEGRAIAAAPVTSFRGRLSTLAPVYQQAEARSTSRGWVSGALVLPAAVYMLQDQPAQAAEMERTFIAIKPDGVQRGLVAEIIDRFERKGYKLVAIKLVIPTKDFAEKHYHDLKERPFFNGLCNFLSSGPVLAMVWEGEGVIKYGRKLIGATDPQKSEPGTIRGDLAVVVGRNIIHGSDGPETAKDEISLWFKPEELVSYTSNAEKWVYGSN; from the exons ATGAGTTCCCAGATATACAGAGCCGCTTCAAGGAGCGTCAGAGCGCTCCTTTCCGCCTCCCGGAACTCGGGTCTCTTCTCCG AAGGGCGAGCAATAGCAGCGGCACCTGTCACTTCTTTTAGAGGAAGATTGTCTACACTGGCTCCAGTTTATCAGCAGGCAGAAGCCAGGAGTACCTCAAGGGGATGGGTTTCTGGAGCCCTAGTTCTTCCTGCAGCAG TGTACATGCTTCAGGATCAGCCTGCACAAGCTGCTGAG ATGGAGCGTACTTTTATTGCTATCAAGCCAGATGGAGTGCAAAGGGGCCTG GTTGCAGAAATTATTGATCGTTTCGAACGCAAAGGATACAAGCTTGTGGCCATTAAGCTGGTGATTCCGACAAAGGACTTTGCTGAAAAACACTACCATGATCTCAAGGAGAGGCCTTTCTTTAATGGCCTATGCAATTTTCTCAGCTCTGGTCCTGTTCTTGCGATG GTTTGGGAAGGGGAAGGAGTGATAAAGTATGGCCGGAAGCTTATTGGAGCTACTGATCCCCAGAAATCAGAGCCTGGAACGATTAGAGGAGACCTTGCAGTTGTGGTTGGACG GAACATCATTCATGGAAGCGATGGTCCTGAAACTGCGAAGGATGAGATCAGCCTTTGGTTCAAGCCGGAGGAACTTGTCAGTTATACCAGTAATGCTGAAAAATGGGTTTATGGCAGCAACTAG
- the LOC116266779 gene encoding uncharacterized protein LOC116266779, translating to MYAEPGFLLPYFHSFPTDYQQIEEMCRFHNQTATISTIFEYDLGDEGDLFKAPEPIIEESTLPLDPVTTAAISLISGDPADDVLASQALEVVATQLEPIHGDGPLMADAFYEVKKDLIEKSAIDEDFLVIPQPTIPETKIPALDAEDDEAATNLQKSVSSGCLTSMEWVNNAGPMRPAFLDFQRLNLEDAFGMRRAFSEGDIQTLGNGKAGLLSAPCERPLTIGNYTIEERKQRLHRYRNKKTKRNFNRKIKYACRKALADSQPRIRGRFAKTEDSESSKASSSASGTKST from the exons ATGTACGCAGAACCAGGCTTCCTCCTCCCTTACTTCCACAGCTTCCCCACCGACTACCAGCAAATCGAAGAGATGTGCAGGTTTCATAACCAAACTGCGacg ATTTCCACCATATTCGAGTACGATCTTGGCGATGAAGGGGACCTGTTCAAGGCGCCCGAGCCCATCATAGAGGAGTCGACTCTGCCCCTCGACCCCGTCACCACTGCCGCCATCTCCCTCATCTCCGGCGACCCCGCAGATGACGTCCTTGCTAGCCAGGCCCTGGAGGTCGTCGCCACCCAGCTGGAGCCCATCCATGGCGACGGACCCCTCATGGCCGATGCCTTCTACGAGGTCAAGAAGGACCTTATCGAGAAGTCGGCGATCGACGAGGACTTCCTGGTGATCCCGCAGCCCACGATCCCGGAGACGAAAATCCCGGCGCTCGACGCGGAGGATGACGAGGCGGCCACTAACTTGCAGAAGAGCGTGAGCTCCGGGTGCTTGACCTCCATGGAATGGGTGAACAATGCAGGGCCGATGCGACCGGCTTTTCTCGATTTTCAGCGGCTCAATTTGGAGGATGCGTTTGGAATGAGGAGGGCTTTCAGCGAGGGAGATATTCAG ACACTTGGAAATGGTAAGGCAGGGCTTCTTTCTGCACCATGCGAGCGGCCACTGACAATTGGCAATTATACGATCGAGGAACGTAAACAGCGGCTCCATAGGTACAGAAATAAGAAGACAAAGAGGAACTTCAACCGAAAGATCAAG TATGCTTGCAGGAAAGCTCTAGCGGATAGTCAGCCAAGAATTCGAGGACGATTTGCAAAGACAGAGGACTCGGAGTCGTCAAAGGCATCTTCGTCTGCCTCCGGGACCAAGTCTACTTAG
- the LOC116266899 gene encoding uncharacterized protein LOC116266899 produces the protein MAAKPALTNEAIALTEKKIDMTLDDIIKMSKKPVSKGKNARIANKNRGFINNGTSQTRASNLKRFADSRSTLRQGVLAQRRSNFKADTQFPLAVEAARKVANEPVRMRVPNWRRTRQMPAAQMKVGQVSSAYPAKVVKPSSVSKGRPQTLDSLFANMKEQRLIKARVRALNGQAGRRRVRVPSNNYVANNRGRPTQ, from the exons ATGGCAGCCAAACCAGCACTGACAAACGAAGCTATTGCTCTCACCGAGAAGAAGATAGATATGACCCTAG ATGACATTATTAAGATGTCCAAGAAACCTGTTTCAAAGGGAAAGAATGCGAGGATAGCA AATAAGAACAGAGGTTTCATAAACAACGGCACTTCCCAAACACGTGCTTCAAACCTTAAACGATTTGCTGATTCGAGGTCAACCCTTCGGCAG ggtgttcttgctcagaggaGATCTAATTTTAAAGCTGACACTCAATTCCCCTTAGCAGTAGAAGCTGCTCGAAAAGTCGCAAATGAACCCGTGCGAATGAGGGTGCCGAACTGGCGCAGGACAAG ACAAATGCCAGCTGCCCAGATgaaggttggacaagtctcttCTGCTTATCCTGCAAAG GTGGTGAAGCCGTCAAGTGTTTCAAAGGGGAGGCCTCAGACACTGGACTCGTTGTTTGCGAACATGAAGGAGCAGAGACTAATAAAAGCTAGGGTCAGGGCTCTGAATGGCCAAGCAGGCAGGAGACGCGTCCGTGTTCCTTCCAACAACTATGTTGCTAATAACCGCGGCAGGCCAACCCAGTGA